A region from the Sandaracinus amylolyticus genome encodes:
- a CDS encoding YbjN domain-containing protein — protein MAADDDTKRAITLVEEAIGRLGIDAASAKLTGDADVASYVLRRGSARIVVAVHAPAAGREGSLRIAAPVVKIPAADAQRAALFQHVLELNARELVGAAFGLLGGDVVVVSERALRDLDASEVDAAIRSVGRLADSWDDALATRFSTQRSSDQRSE, from the coding sequence ATGGCAGCCGACGACGACACGAAGCGAGCGATCACGCTGGTGGAAGAGGCGATCGGGCGGCTCGGGATCGACGCGGCGAGCGCGAAGCTGACAGGCGACGCGGACGTCGCGTCGTACGTGCTCCGGCGCGGCAGCGCGCGCATCGTCGTCGCGGTGCACGCGCCCGCGGCGGGACGCGAGGGATCGCTCCGCATCGCGGCGCCGGTGGTGAAGATCCCCGCGGCCGACGCGCAGCGTGCGGCGCTCTTCCAGCACGTGCTCGAGCTCAATGCGCGCGAGCTGGTCGGCGCGGCGTTCGGCCTCCTCGGCGGCGACGTGGTCGTCGTGAGCGAGCGCGCGCTGCGCGATCTCGATGCCTCGGAGGTCGACGCTGCGATCCGCAGCGTCGGGCGCCTCGCGGACTCCTGGGACGACGCGCTCGCGACGCGCTTCTCCACGCAACGCTCGAGCGATCAGCGCAGCGAGTGA
- a CDS encoding cytochrome c3 family protein: MRALRYVVAIGIALAFVLGLTSTRTTGQRSASARPRDLGRSTIIYPPQRIALRMDHSLAAHRELDCARCHEGAPTSESSADRLIPAEHTCLPCHAREIDRATPTIETCGTCHVGFVPPASDAGAPIAPVSDVPAARLRFSHRAHVQAGQTCVDCHAGVPDARLATRAHLPTMRDCFRCHAPSGLGDVPAAPRPLECEGCHVASPSGQLRARWPEGWMNPPRWMAGMRHDHEWLVRHRWVAADQGPLCAQCHTESDCTDCHDGRVRPRRVHPSDFLTVHPVYARRDGELGTSGGRCTSCHTISQFCAECHGRLGIAPIAAPDVRTRDRWHPPAAVWVRGPNMHALEAVRSMQSCASCHAEEDCVQCHGARGIGAGVSPHPPGFAMSCRGALETNARACITCHGDVEELRARCR, from the coding sequence ATGAGGGCGCTGCGGTACGTCGTCGCGATCGGGATCGCGCTCGCGTTCGTGCTCGGGCTGACGAGCACGCGGACGACGGGACAGCGCAGCGCGAGCGCGCGGCCGCGCGATCTCGGGCGCTCGACGATCATCTATCCGCCGCAGCGCATCGCGCTGCGGATGGACCACTCGCTCGCCGCGCATCGCGAGCTCGACTGCGCGCGCTGCCACGAGGGCGCGCCGACCAGCGAGTCGTCCGCCGATCGCCTGATCCCCGCGGAGCATACGTGCCTGCCGTGTCATGCGCGCGAGATCGATCGCGCGACGCCGACCATCGAGACGTGCGGCACCTGCCACGTGGGGTTCGTCCCTCCGGCGAGCGACGCGGGCGCGCCGATCGCGCCGGTGTCCGATGTTCCCGCGGCGCGCCTGCGTTTCTCGCATCGCGCCCACGTGCAGGCGGGCCAGACGTGCGTCGACTGTCACGCCGGAGTGCCCGACGCCCGCCTCGCGACGCGCGCGCACCTGCCGACCATGCGCGACTGCTTCCGCTGTCATGCCCCGAGCGGGCTCGGTGACGTGCCCGCTGCGCCGCGCCCGCTCGAGTGCGAGGGCTGTCACGTCGCGAGCCCGTCCGGACAGCTGCGCGCGCGATGGCCCGAGGGCTGGATGAACCCGCCGCGCTGGATGGCGGGGATGCGCCACGATCACGAGTGGCTCGTGCGTCATCGCTGGGTCGCGGCCGATCAGGGCCCGCTCTGCGCGCAGTGCCACACCGAGAGCGACTGCACCGACTGCCACGACGGTCGCGTGCGACCCCGGCGCGTGCACCCGAGCGACTTCCTCACGGTGCACCCGGTCTACGCGCGGCGCGACGGCGAGCTCGGCACGAGCGGCGGGCGCTGCACGAGCTGCCACACGATCTCGCAGTTCTGCGCGGAGTGCCACGGACGCCTCGGGATCGCGCCGATCGCCGCGCCGGACGTGCGCACCCGCGATCGCTGGCACCCGCCCGCCGCGGTCTGGGTGCGCGGCCCGAACATGCACGCGCTCGAGGCCGTGCGATCGATGCAGAGCTGCGCGAGCTGTCACGCCGAGGAGGACTGCGTGCAGTGCCACGGCGCGCGCGGGATCGGCGCGGGGGTGAGCCCGCACCCGCCGGGGTTCGCGATGTCGTGCCGCGGCGCGCTCGAGACGAACGCGCGCGCGTGCATCACGTGCCACGGCGACGTGGAAGAGCTGCGCGCGCGCTGTCGCTGA
- a CDS encoding glycosyltransferase family 4 protein: MTAFAAVPGSSPHGAALLAIAAAVRGDVDLVTVKTELLSHVERIGDARMFRVPVGEAGALEQRVTFDRAVARQLEAEPYDVVHVRGPFEGAIAADRKHAFGFQLVYEMATFPDEALGAEVERRWSEAHAKSIEHADLVLVPTEAARRAVLESVPAERVVVLPPGIDVGSFDWRPASHESVPRLLYLGSFTADRDLATVLGALRRVVQTRPVRALVAGETDRHRREQMRAMVDAFQLGGVVEVRGEPPPRTLPKIIAGADLCLAPASEAPRFQSLGDLPQPLLEYLACHRPVIAAGVPGVSDALRDEQDGLLYPPGDEGALADAILEMLRDESLRDRTTESGYRRVRELFSSGARRRRIAEIYERLAPGSQDADPWDESFEDGETGALQVASISSLVTPDTGDRDHAVHEEIGADSEEPTTHNALVITDSQSAIELDTSEVLVVKTQPGEEITRDIPAHLDTDPGLLPIDTIAPEATRRTTDTDPG, encoded by the coding sequence GTGACCGCGTTCGCCGCCGTGCCCGGCTCGAGCCCGCACGGCGCCGCGCTCCTCGCCATCGCCGCGGCCGTGCGTGGCGACGTCGACCTCGTGACCGTCAAGACCGAGCTGCTCTCGCACGTCGAGCGGATCGGCGACGCGCGCATGTTCCGCGTCCCGGTGGGCGAAGCGGGCGCGCTCGAGCAGCGCGTGACGTTCGATCGCGCGGTCGCGCGGCAGCTCGAGGCCGAGCCCTACGACGTCGTGCACGTGCGCGGCCCGTTCGAGGGCGCGATCGCCGCGGATCGCAAGCACGCGTTCGGGTTCCAGCTCGTCTACGAGATGGCGACCTTCCCCGACGAAGCGCTGGGCGCGGAGGTCGAGCGCCGCTGGAGCGAGGCCCACGCGAAGAGCATCGAGCACGCCGATCTCGTGCTCGTCCCCACCGAGGCCGCGCGCCGCGCGGTGCTCGAGAGCGTCCCCGCCGAGCGCGTCGTCGTGCTGCCGCCGGGCATCGACGTCGGCAGCTTCGACTGGCGCCCCGCGTCGCACGAGTCGGTGCCGCGCCTGCTCTATCTCGGATCGTTCACCGCGGACCGCGATCTCGCGACGGTGCTGGGCGCGCTGCGGCGCGTGGTGCAGACGCGCCCGGTGCGCGCGCTCGTCGCGGGCGAGACCGATCGCCATCGCCGCGAGCAGATGCGCGCGATGGTCGACGCGTTCCAGCTCGGCGGCGTCGTCGAGGTGCGCGGGGAGCCGCCGCCGCGAACGCTGCCGAAGATCATCGCGGGCGCGGATCTCTGCCTCGCGCCGGCGAGCGAAGCGCCGCGCTTCCAGTCGCTCGGCGATCTGCCCCAGCCCTTGCTCGAGTACCTCGCGTGCCATCGCCCGGTGATCGCCGCGGGCGTTCCCGGCGTGAGCGACGCGCTGCGCGACGAGCAGGACGGCCTGCTCTATCCGCCCGGCGACGAAGGCGCGCTCGCCGACGCGATCCTCGAGATGCTGCGCGACGAGTCGCTGCGCGACCGCACGACCGAGTCCGGCTATCGCCGGGTGCGCGAGCTCTTCTCGAGCGGCGCGCGCCGCCGCCGGATCGCCGAGATCTACGAGCGTCTCGCGCCGGGATCGCAGGACGCCGATCCCTGGGACGAGAGCTTCGAGGACGGCGAGACGGGCGCGCTGCAGGTCGCCTCGATCTCGTCGCTCGTCACGCCGGACACCGGCGATCGCGATCACGCCGTGCACGAAGAGATCGGCGCCGACAGCGAGGAGCCGACGACCCACAACGCGCTCGTGATCACCGACAGCCAGAGCGCGATCGAGCTCGACACGAGCGAGGTGCTCGTCGTGAAGACGCAGCCGGGCGAGGAGATCACGCGCGACATCCCCGCGCACCTCGACACCGATCCCGGCCTCCTGCCGATCGACACCATCGCGCCCGAAGCGACGCGCCGCACGACCGACACGGACCCGGGCTGA
- a CDS encoding Ig-like domain-containing protein codes for MLLAAFVIAVACDVPNEPAPDGSAPRVIATVPAPAADDVDRLARMQVVFDRPLAPSSVSAASVRVVSGARVVPIAVHADPTLPGLRIVPQSELDPDARWELRVEGVRDLDGVVAQRHVVVFRTGRAASAPPDEVPPWSEIGPLLAQRCGECHGGEASVLGLDLGSAEGVRSTAIRVASRQTGERPRAGAVVTGLGGMTRIEVFGSAGRPEESYLVYKLLGDPHVAGERMPPPGDAGDHALSRDEIARVAAWIRGGAPTE; via the coding sequence GTGCTCCTCGCGGCGTTCGTGATCGCCGTCGCGTGCGACGTGCCGAACGAGCCCGCACCGGACGGCTCGGCGCCGCGTGTGATCGCGACCGTTCCCGCGCCCGCAGCCGACGACGTCGATCGGCTGGCGCGGATGCAGGTCGTGTTCGATCGTCCGCTCGCGCCGAGCAGCGTGAGCGCGGCGAGCGTGCGGGTGGTCTCGGGCGCGCGCGTCGTGCCGATCGCGGTGCACGCGGATCCGACGCTGCCCGGCCTCCGCATCGTGCCGCAGAGCGAGCTCGATCCCGACGCGCGATGGGAGCTGCGCGTCGAGGGCGTGCGCGATCTCGACGGCGTGGTCGCGCAGCGGCACGTCGTCGTGTTCCGCACCGGGCGCGCGGCGAGCGCGCCGCCGGACGAGGTCCCGCCGTGGAGCGAGATCGGTCCGCTGCTCGCGCAGCGCTGCGGCGAGTGCCACGGCGGCGAGGCGTCGGTGCTCGGGCTCGATCTCGGGAGCGCGGAGGGCGTGCGTTCGACGGCGATCCGCGTCGCGTCGCGACAGACCGGCGAGCGACCGCGCGCCGGCGCCGTCGTGACCGGGCTCGGCGGGATGACGCGCATCGAGGTGTTCGGGAGCGCGGGGCGGCCCGAGGAGAGCTATCTCGTCTACAAGCTGCTCGGCGACCCGCACGTCGCGGGCGAGCGCATGCCGCCCCCGGGCGATGCGGGCGACCACGCGCTCAGCCGCGACGAGATCGCGCGCGTGGCCGCGTGGATCCGAGGCGGCGCGCCGACGGAATGA